ATCAACTATGTCATCTTCACTTACTTTCATGAACACATCTCGTTCAATAAATGTCACCAAGCAATCATTCAAGCGATCATCACTCATAGTAGTCCTCAACTTACTTTTCACTAGATTCATAGCTGAAAATACTCTTTCAACACTCGCCGTCGCCACCGGTAAAATCAATATCAATTTGATGAGTAAGTAGACCAAATCATAAAGAACATGCTTCTTTGTTGCAACAAGCATAATAGAGAGCTCACCAATATTACTTGCATTTCTAAACCTATCATCTTGTCTCATATCATCAATGAAAGTAGTAAGTTGAAATTCTAGCCTTATCAAATCTGTGCTTGATATGTCCATGGGATAGAATTCAGCAAGTCTCATTACCTTGAGTGCATCATAAGAAGCAAATGAGTTGATTGGATTCAAAGCCGACATGCAAATAAGCAACTCCGTATTAACCTCATCAAACCGATTGTCAAGCTCTTGAATGGTTTGATCAATGACACCAAGATATACCTCTCTTCTATAACGATCATCATTTGTTTGTACTTCATAATACCGACGTGATCTTCCATGATGCTCATAAGTATCCTCCCACAAAGGAACTTGAATGTCATGTTTGTTGCAAAATAAGGTTAGCTTTGCAAGAAATTCTTCCCAACCATGAGACCTCAAGTGTTGCATTCTACTCTTTGCCAAACTAACAAGTGCCATTGCATTAACAATATCTTGATCTCTCTTTTGCAAAGATTTGGACAACTCATTTGTATAGCCAAGAATAACAAGCATCAAGTGAAGATTGAAAACAAAGTCAAATGATTCAATGGCTTGAGCAACTCCACGTATTCTTGTCCACTCACGTTTTTGTGAAGGATCTTTTCCAAtagcatcaagtacttcaaggattGTGGAATACATGCTAACAATGTGCATAATGGTTTTAAAATGAGAACCCCAACGAGTATCGCCGGGTCTGGCTAGTCCCATCTCTTGATTTAGCCCACTTCCACTTTCAATCTCACCAATTTCAAGTGCTTCCAAAACCTTTTGAGCTCTAACATCTCGAAGCATGTCATGGCGCTTACAAGAAACTCCAACAATATTGAGCAAGTAAGAAACATGATCAAAGAACCACAAACATGGTTCATTTTCCTTAGCCACGGCTATAAGAACCAACTGAAGTTGATGTGCAAAACAATGGATGTAATAGGCAGAGGGTGACTCATTCATGATCAATGTTTTCAACCCATTAATCTCCCCTTTCATGTTGCTTGCCCCATCATATCCTTGCCCACGCATTTGACTAGGAGTCAACTGATGATCTTTAAGCAAAGTTTGAATTGCATCCTTAAGTGACAATGAAGTTGTATTGGCAacatgaacaactccaaggaacCTCTCACATCCTCTTCCCGATTTGTCAACAAATCGTATGCAGAGAGCAAGTTGTTCTTTATGAGATGCATCACTAGACTCATCAGCTAGGATTGCATAGTGGTCATCACCAATATCTTCAATAATTCTTTTTGTTGTTTGCACCGCACAACATTCAATTATTTGATTTTGTATCTTTGGACTAGTCAAGATGCAATTCCCAGGAGCATTGTTCAAAACAAGTTTATTAacttcttcatcattttctgaaagcCACTTAAGAAGTTCAACAAAGTTCCCCCTATTGCTAGATTCTTCACTCTCATCATGTCCACGAAATGCCAATCCTTGGTTCAAAAGAAACCTCAAGCATCTAAGTGAATAAGTCAGCCTAGCCTTGTACATACGCAAATCCTCTTTATCCACCCTCACCATAATGTTATCAATTGATGGTTGGGgtgccacaaataaattgtacTTCTCTTGAGCTTTGTTGTGAATGCTGTTAATACCACCCTCATGTTTGTCTAATGCATCAGGCTTATACCAATTTTTCCAACCACCTTTAACAAAGGCATCACCCTTAGGGCCCCCATTCGATTTGCCTTTGAACAAATAACACACAAAGCAAAATGCAGCCTCATATTTGACACTATATTCTAGCCATTTTTAGTTCTCAAACCAAACAAAGTTGAAGTGTCGATTTTTACCATACATTTTCTTGACTTCAAAGTTGTGTGCATATGGTTGGACTGCATTCTTTGTAATGTACCGTCTCCGAACTTCGTCTTGATCATTAACATCATAATCTGAAATAGGAATCCTTTCCCCTGGATCAGGTGGAAGCCTTTGAATATTATAGGACCTTGCATGTGGATGTTGGGGTGATGGTTGCCGTGGCgcttcatcatcaatatcaatgtcaATCTCTGCATCGGAATAGACTGGAGGTGGATCAATATCAATGCCAATCTCTGCATCCGAATGGACTGGAGTGGATCAATATCAGGTTCAGGTTGCTCTTCGGCTGCAACCTTTCTTGTTTTTGCCTCATAATTCCGGAAAAAAGACTTAATGTCACCATTCCTCTTCATCTTCAGTTCTACAATTAGAACATAATGTCAGCAAGACAGCAAGACAACAGAACAAAAAATGGCACACGTCCCAGTTTTCAAACATACATTTGTTTCAGAAAAGCATCGGTTTGCTACATCAGCTTGTAAGCATACGATTCAGAGCAATAACAAGCATATGTTTCAAAGCAGCATCCGAAATACATCAGTTTGCAAACATATGATTTTCAGCAAGCATATGTTCACAGCAGAAGCAAGCATCAGTTTGCTATATAAGATTTTCAGCAAGCATATGTTCAGAGCAGAAGCAATCAAGCATCAGTTTGCTATATATGCAAGATTCAATTTGAGAGAACTGTAGGGGAGGCCGCCGAGCGCACTATGCTTGTTGTTCAGACAAACATGAGCGCACTATGCTTGTTGTTCAGACAAAAATTAAGCATATGTTCAGAGCTGTAGGGGAGGCCGCCGTCAAAACTCACCCACGAGGCCACGACCGGGGCGGGGAGCGGTGGAGCGGGAAGGACCGGAGGAGAGGAGAGCGTCGGGAGGCGGGAGCAGATCCTCCGGAGACCGGAGCGGCGGCGGCCGTCT
This DNA window, taken from Triticum aestivum cultivar Chinese Spring chromosome 1D, IWGSC CS RefSeq v2.1, whole genome shotgun sequence, encodes the following:
- the LOC123182770 gene encoding uncharacterized protein, giving the protein MHIVSMYSTILEVLDAIGKDPSQKREWTRIRGVAQAIESFDFVFNLHLMLVILGYTNELSKSLQKRDQDIVNAMALVSLAKSRMQHLRSHGWEEFLAKLTLFCNKHDIQVPLWEDTYEHHGRSRRYYEVQTNDDRYRREVYLGVIDQTIQELDNRFDEVNTELLICMSALNPINSFASYDALKVMRLAEFYPMDISSTDLIRLEFQLTTFIDDMRQDDRFRNASNIGELSIMLVATKKHVLYDLVYLLIKLILILPVATASVERVFSAMNLVKSKLRTTMSDDRLNDCLVTFIERDVFMKVSEDDIVDAFMAMQKRRVT